A section of the Triticum dicoccoides isolate Atlit2015 ecotype Zavitan chromosome 7A, WEW_v2.0, whole genome shotgun sequence genome encodes:
- the LOC119330134 gene encoding phytolongin Phyl1.1-like, with product MNSRRSRSVKLVSSRAKPLEVDVAEEDPRMSSSADNTVYCCIAKGNKVIYSYSSKDGDSQTEATAALCLENVPPYHRHYIHTSGSRSYGYLMADGHTFFAIIDPSVGHVGALQFLERVQDEFRNTNRNGFHDALVPAVQRLVASLEKMPRAALVPEGGAQRGGSNGSSGCTSSKAPLLGKGSGRKDKKKAKEKGMPMGDGDDEHHGTRGLRIDVQPEDVGGMSLERSTSQSRLRRQQSSRSLWMRHVKIIIIVDVLVCVVLFAAWLAVCKGFQCVSR from the coding sequence ATGAATTCTCGCCGATCCAGGTCTGTGAAGCTAGTGTCGTCGCGCGCCAAGCCCCTGGAGGTTGACGTTGCAGAGGAGGACCCGCGGATGAGCTCGTCGGCCGACAACACGGTGTACTGCTGCATTGCCAAGGGGAACAAGGTCATATACAGCTACAGCAGCAAGGATGGTGACTCGCAGACCGAGGCCACGGCGGCGCTCTGCCTCGAGAACGTGCCTCCCTACCACCGGCATTACATCCACACTTCGGGGTCGAGGAGCTACGGCTATCTGATGGCAGACGGGCACACCTTTTTCGCCATCATCGACCCGAGCGTCGGGCATGTGGGTGCCTTGCAGTTCCTGGAGCGTGTGCAGGATGAGTTCAGGAACACGAATAGGAATGGGTTCCATGACGCTCTGGTTCCGGCTGTCCAGAGGCTGGTTGCTTCACTGGAGAAGATGCCCCGTGCCGCACTTGTTCCTGAGGGTGGTGCGCAAAGGGGAGGGTCGAATGGCAGCTCGGGCTGCACATCGTCGAAGGCGCCTCTTCTTGGAAAAGGCAGTGGCAGGAAGGATAAGAAGAAGGCAAAGGAGAAGGGGATGCCTATGGGGGATGGCGACGATGAGCACCATGGCACAAGAGGTTTGAGAATTGATGTGCAGCCAGAGGATGTTGGCGGCATGTCATTGGAGCGCAGCACAAGCCAATCCAGGCTACGGAGGCAGCAGTCGTCGCGGTCACTGTGGATGCGCCATGTGAAGATCATCATCATTGTTGATGTTCTTGTTTGTGTGGTATTGTTTGCTGCTTGGCTTGCAGTCTGCAAGGGTTTCCAGTGTGTGTCCAGGTGA